The stretch of DNA GAAGGAGCGTTACCACCGGCCGACTATCGCCTTTGCCGACGCCGGCGAAGGCATGCTCAAGGGTTCGGCGCGTTCGGTGCCGGGCTTTCATATCCGCGATGCCCTGGACGCGGTGGCGGCCAAACATCCGGACCTGATCAGCAAGTTCGGCGGTCACGCCATGGCTGCTGGCCTGTCGCTGCCGGAGCAGAATTTCCCGGCCTTCGCCGAGGCCTTCGATGCCGAGGTGCGCCGCCAGCTGCGCGAGGAAGACCTGACCGGGCGCCTGCTGTCGGACGGCACCCTGGCGGTGGAAGAGTTCCACCTCGAACTGGCCCGCGCCCTGCGCCATGCCGGGCCCTGGGGCCAGCACTTTCCCGAGCCGCTGTTCCATGGCGTGTTCCAGCTGGTGGAGCAGCGGGTCGTCGGCGAGCGCCACCTCAAGGTGGTGCTGCGCAGCGAATGCGGTTCGGTGAAGCTCGATGGCATTGCCTTCGGCATCGACCGCGATATCTGGCCGAACCCGACCATCCGCTGGGTGGAACTGGCCTACAAGCTAGACCTCAACGAGTTCCGCGGCCAGGAAACGGTGCAACTGATGATTGCCCATATCGAACCGCGCTGATCCGCGCGGACGCTTTCGCGGGCAAGCCTCGCTCCTACGAACGGTGGGCGCTGCTTCTGTAGGAGCCAGGCTTGCCGGCGAAGAGGACGCTGCGGTGTACCAGGCCGGGCACTGACAAAGTGCATCGGAACCCTGCTGGTCGCGCCGTTGTCGACTAGGCTCTAAACACTGCTTGATTGGCCTTGTGACGTTTTGTCCTTTTTCTCCCGCGGGGGCGGGCGCTGTTCCTTTCCAGTCACTCGTCGACTTTTCAAACAGAACCCTGGAGCCTGACCACTGATCGAGAGGTGCCCCATGAGTCTGCTGCTTGAGCCCTATACCCTTCGTCAACTGACCTTACTCAACCGCATCGCGGTATCGCCCATGTGCCAGTACTCCAGCGTAGATGGACTGGCCAATGACTGGCACCTGGTGCACCTCGGCAGTCGTGCCGTGGGCGGCGCCGGACTGATTTTCACCGAGGCCACGGCGGTCACCGCTGACGGGCGCATCACCGCCCAGGACCTCGGCCTGTGGAACGACGAACAGATCGCACCCTTGCAACGCATCACCCGGTTCATCACCGCCCAGGGCGCGGTCGCCGGCATCCAGCTGGCCCACGCCGGACGCAAGGCCAGCACCCATCGGCCATGGCTGGGCAAGCATGGCAGCGTCAAGCCCGAGGAGGGCGGCTGGGTCCCGGTTGGCCCTTCGCCGATTGCCTTCGACCCGCAACATACGCCGCCGACCCAGCTCGACGAAGGGCAGATCGCCGCGATCGTCCAGGCCTTCGTCGATTCGGCCAAACGCGCCCTGGTCGCCGGTTTCAAGGTGGTCGAAGTGCATGCTGCCCATGGCTACCTGCTGCATCAATTCCTCTCGCCCCTGAGCAATCAGCGTCGCGACCAGTACGGTGGCTCCTTCGATAACCGCATTCGCCTGGTCCTGCAGGTGTGCGAGGCGGTGCGGGCGGTCTGGCCGGAAGAATTGCCGCTGTTCGTCCGGGTGTCGGCCACCGACTGGGTGGAGG from Pseudomonas chlororaphis subsp. chlororaphis encodes:
- a CDS encoding NADH:flavin oxidoreductase/NADH oxidase, with the translated sequence MSLLLEPYTLRQLTLLNRIAVSPMCQYSSVDGLANDWHLVHLGSRAVGGAGLIFTEATAVTADGRITAQDLGLWNDEQIAPLQRITRFITAQGAVAGIQLAHAGRKASTHRPWLGKHGSVKPEEGGWVPVGPSPIAFDPQHTPPTQLDEGQIAAIVQAFVDSAKRALVAGFKVVEVHAAHGYLLHQFLSPLSNQRRDQYGGSFDNRIRLVLQVCEAVRAVWPEELPLFVRVSATDWVEDGWNPDETVELACRLKALGVDLIDVSSGGTAVNAEIPTGPGYQTRFAERVRKESGIATGTVGMITEPAQAEHILRTCQADIIFLARELLRDPYWPLHADDDLSGHKAIWPAQYQRATHRDQPIHESDLRE